The segment ATCGGGCCTAATTCATCTTGGAAAATTTCTTTTACAACGCGACCTGTTACTGTCATAATTTGAATTTTAATTTGATCAGGGACTTCGGTCCCGGTGATTTGGAAAACAAACCTTACATTATCAGAAAAAGGATTTGGATATGGATAGAAATTAGTGATAGCAGCTTCTTTATTTACCTCAAACTCCACTCTTAACTTGTTAGCCCTCTCATCAGTTCGATCATAACCAGAGTTATTACCAGTAGCATCTTGTCCTAATACTTCAATAGTATATCGGCCAGAAGATAAAGTACCGTCATCATCAAGGTATTTTACGGGAGCAACTTCATTAATATCAAAAGAAGAGACAATTTGGTTTTTATTATTGAAGCTTTCAATATCAGCATTATTTACATCTAGTAAGGTGGGGTTTTCATCATCTCCTTCTTGTTGTAAAAAGATAGTTAATAATGATGTAGTATCATTTTCAGAGTCTTGTGTATAATTATCCTTCAATGATAAATAATCATTTTCATCAATTAAACTAACATTAATATTTGCACTAGGAGACACGAAATCGCCATTGATAATTCTTTGACCGTCGAACAGTACTTCAATAAGCGGGTTGGTTGAATCACTTTGAATAAGAATACGTTCTACTGATGAATTATTATTGTAATGTAATTCATTGATCGCTCTATCTGAGTTGACATAGGTAGTGATTTCTGTTTCTCCTGATAGTCTTTTTGTGATGTCGTTTTTACTCCATGAATCAGGACTTAATGAAATACTTCTTGTTGAATTTGGAGGTAATGGAGCAATTAATAAGCTATCTGTGAAACTTTGAAACTGAGCGTTAACAGGCTGATAAATGAAAGTGATTAAAACGCTATCTTGAAAAGCTCTTGTACTAATATTATGAAAATCATAACTGTAGGAGAAACTTTCTCCTTGTTGAACAACGTCTTTAGTTTCTTCAGATGTTTGTATAAGTACACCCTCAGCTGATGGTTCATAAGCAACTCTCCAATTTTTTAACTGGGCCACACTTGGATTTGCACTATTATCGGTTAATTCCATACTAAGACTTATTTCATCATAGTTTCGGATGCTTGCAATAAGCCCAAGGTCAAATCCATTCGAAGGAGATACTCCATCAAATTGAAATAATGAGTCGAAAGTGATGTTAGTAGAATTTGGATCTCTTTGAACACCATATAATGTAGTTTTAATAACATCATTATTATCTGTATCTACATTAAACCATAATCTTGAGAATTGTGATGAAGGTCCAATCGGTAAAGTGGTGATTCTTGCTGTGTTTACATCTCTTTGTATACTAAAGCTTTCAGTTAATAATTGATCAGTAGATGTTCCGTAAAATGTCTGGCCACTGTTTGGTATTTGGAATTGACTCCAACCAATAAATGCGAGGCCTTTTTGTGTTAAATTAGCTTGCATATCCAAAGTATCTAATCCTATTTCACTGAACCCTTGAAGGTGTGAATGATATGCAGCCCTTTGCCCTGTACCTGGATTAGGTAGAGACTCTTGGAAATCAAAACTTCCTGCCATAATTGTTAATACATAGTCTCCTTGAGCAATAGATTCGAATTTATACTCGGGGTCTATGAACAGTGAGTAAGGGCCATTTCTAGTTAATGGATCACCACAGCAAATATTACCACCTCTAATATCTGATGAATTAAATAATACAGCAACGGGAGGATTTCCTTCTCCACATTGTAATGGATCCCAAGATCTAGCTTGAGCTCCTTTAAATTCACCAGTAAATTGATCAAATACTAAGAACAATAGTTTATCTCCACCGTTTCCGCTTCTGATACAAGTTCCTTCAAATAGATAAGTAGTGCCATCAAGTGAAACCTCATAAGTTTCGCCATTATTGTATGTTGCTCCGCCAGCCTTTACCGAAATTTGGGCATCATTTTGAGGATATTCCCATCGTAGATCTGTTTCATTACCAGTTAAAGTGACTCCACTGATGCTATTGTTTTGCATTTGGTAAATTGAGCTTTGCATCCATCCATATCCACTACTGTTTGTGATTTTTGTAAAGGAAAGAACGTCCCAATTTCTATTACTGTCGCTATTTAATGATCTAACTCTAGCATAATATACAGTAGTGTCACTGGAGTTATTTAGTGGAAGTGACCAGTTAAATAATTGCTCTCCTTTTATCGTTTCTTCAGCAATTAAACTACTAAATGCACTGTCAGCAGCTATCTGAAATTGAACGTTTTGTTCTTCTTTAGCTAAGCTGTAGTCATATGCGTAAAGTTGAATAGAATTGTCATGAATGACAGACTCATCTTGTGGAAAGATAAAATTGACTTTATCAGAAAAGAATTGAGCATTTACGGTAGCTGTATTATTATTTAAAGTTAATTCATCTAATGTTGAAATGACTCTTCCATCTGCATTTACAGAGTCGCCAATGGAAACAATAATTTCATTTGTACCAAAACCTAAGGTTTTGTCGTCAGCACTATTTAATACCTGTATTAATACATCTTGATTATTGTATGGAGCACTAATAGCCTCACTCACATTGACATTAGCGGATAACTGTCCGTTAGAATATTTTCTTTCTACTTGGATATAAACGTTATCACTAAATGTTTTTCCAAAATTTTTGATATTGATATTCAAAGTGAAGTAATCATCAGCAGCATTTAGAGATCCAGACTGAGGAATGATAGTTATATGATCTGTCTCTAATGCAAAATCAACTTTTTCAGGTGAAATAAAGATGTAAGGGTCTCCTTGTAACTCATATTGTTCCATAGTTGAATATGTAAGGGCTGAATTAAAGGTAGCATTGCGGAGAAAATTTTCTTGTGTCTTATTAATGTGTCTACCAATATGATTACCAATTTGGTTTTGGAATGTTTCAGCATAAAAAGATGTACCGAAATCTCTAAGAGCATTTCGTTCACCAAATCCTGATTTAGCCATAAAACCTACAGCACCTTTATCTGGAGTTTCAATCCAATCTTCCCCCCAAGATTTACTATTAGTAAGGTAGTTACCACCACCACAACCACTCATCAAAATGAATGGATACCTGCCTTTGTTAGCATATCCTTTTGTTGGGTCACTAGCTTCTCCAATGTCAATATCAGCATAATCGGCAGAGGCATGTCCATAAAAAGCCATCAAAGTAATACCTTCATTGACAATATCCGAGACATCAATAAATTCAATAGATCCGTCAGTTTCTCTGCTTATTGTTTGTACAACACCACCTTCTAAGGTGTCCACGAAAACATCTTTATAACTATTTACTATAGCCTTAAATGATTCTTGATCTCGAGCATTAGAACCTCCACTTAAGTGTAGAGCATCTTTTCTCCATAAATCATCAAAATCCAATGCATCATGTTCTTGTACTTTAGCTAAATAGTCAAGTAACTGATCATTGTTTATTGCACTCATTCTTCCTATTAGAATTGCAGGTACCTCTGTGATATTTCCTGTGCCGTCATCTAATCCCATAGAGTAAGCTACATCAGAGCCAGGATATCCAAATGCAGGTATGTAATTATAGCCTCTTGTACCATTAGGAGTTTCATCATAATTATTTTCGTAGGGATCGTAGTTTAAGTCGAGGCCTTTTCCTAGAAGCAATACAAACTCTAAGTTTTCATTATGAAGTAATTTAATACAGTTTCGGATAGCTAAAGGATTTTCTTCTCCCCAAGAGAATGTATTAAATAGTTTGTTGATATCTGCTAAGTAAACGGAGTTACTACCGCCTGCATTAGATTTTCTATAATTAGAATAACTTGTAGCACCACTCATTAAGTCTGAATGAGTAACGATGAGATAATTATAGTTTAAAGTGTTATTAGTGAATTCAAAATTGGCTATTTGAAGATTTGAAGGAGATTTAAATTGAGCACTGTAATAAATATCTATTGAAGATGGAGAACTATCTACGATTGCCTCTGTTCTACCAGAGACGACTGAAGTACTAAGTGAAATAGGATTTTCTATATCTGTAACATCAAAAAATCTACCTTCATTATTCTGTCCAATTGATAATCTAAACTTCTTATTAGGATCTAAAGTGAACTTCCTGTCATTTGTAGGGTCAATGTTTGCATGAACTTGAGGGTAGGTTAAATTAATATATGCAGCAGCAACTTGATCCTGATTGGTACCTGTTCCGTTGTTTGAATCTACAAAAACTAAAGAGGTGCTTCCGTTAGAAGAATTAAAATCAGAAGACGTTAGATTCATGTTCAGTTCGTCTCCGGCTTCATATCGTGTAATACTTTGACTTTCTTTTTCTGTGGCACTAGTATTATCAACTCCTACTCGGATGGATAGATTTGCATTGCGGTAAGCAAAGTTGATGATGCGAACGCTTAATGTAGCGTTGCTGAAAGTAGAAGCGAGGTCTGTAGTATTCAACTGATACGACATTTGCCCTCTTGTTTGCCCTTCATTGTATGCTGTCCATGATCTTGGTCCTCTAAAAGTCGAACTAAATTTATTACGATTTCCATCTGTAGCTTCACCTCTACTAAAAGAACGTCGTAATCCTCCAAAATTATCAGTGTCTTCTGCACTTCCTCCAACTGGTTCTCCTCTATAGGTTTCAGTATACCAATGGTTAACTATATTTTCAGCTCCTGTCGGGTCTACATTGACAGGCGTCATTCTTAAAGGAGGAGTTGTTTCAGAAATTACAGCACCAGCAGATAAGAAGTAAACTGCAGTTCTTGAATATACTGGCTCGTATGGGTTAATAAAGTCATTTTCATTTCTAAATAAATCTTGATCTGTCTCTCCATCATTTCTCTCACCATAGAATTCTAAATAGTCAATTCTATCATTAGATGTAGCGACCACTCGAATAGCAATTTCTTCTCCTCGACGATACATCCTAACAACTGAAGCACTTGTAGAGTTTACTGGATATCCTGCAGTTTGAAGGTCTGAACTAGTTATTCTATAAATTCCTCTTTCTCTTACTTCCATTCGATAAAAGGAAGTGCTATTAATTTTCTCCCTCCACGCATCAAGACGATCCTCAGACGATTGAGCATAAGCAGAAAGACTAAAAAAGTTGATGAGTAATATTAGAATGACAATAACTTGTCGCATATTAATGTGTGTAGAATAATGAATTAATTTAGAAACCCTTTATTTAAATTTAATAGTTTTCGATAGATTTCTACTAATTTCGAGCCATAGTCTATCAATTAATTTGGCATAATAAAGTTATCGATTCAAGTGAGTACTGTTTTTGATACCAAAATTGAGTTTTTAAAAGGGGTTGGAGCTGTTAGAGCAGAAATTCTGAATAAAGAACTAGGGGTATATACCTTTGGTGATTTATTAGAACAATACCCTTTTCGTCATGAAGACAGAACTAAGTTTTATAAAATAGGTGAAGTCTTTGATGATACTGCTTATGTACAGATGATTGGCAGATTGACCTCTTTAAATAGTGTGGGTGACGGCAGGGCCAAACGATTGATGGGTATTGTATCTGATGAAACAGGTGAAATGGAACTTGTCTGGTTTAAAGGTGCAAAATGGATAGAGCGAAAGTTAAAAGTAGGGAGTTGGTATATCGTATATGGTAAACCACAACGCTACGGTTATAAATTATCGATTGCTCATCCAGAAATGGATGAATATGATCAAGGTGTATCACAAGCGAAGTCGGGAGGTTTACAGCCTGTGTATCATACCACAGAAAAAATGAAAGCGAAAAGTTTTGATAGTAGAGCACTAGCTAAACTTACTCGTACTTTATTGGAAAAAGTCTATCATGATATTTCTGAAACTTTACCTGAATACTTAATCAAGGAAAATAACCTTATTTCAAAAGGTTTAGCGGTGGCATGGACCCATTTTCCTAAGAATCCTCAAACTTTACAACAGGCTAAAGATCGACTGAAGTTTGAAGAATTATTCTTTCTTCAGATGAAAATTATAGCGTCTAAAGTTGGTAAAAGAACAGATAAGTACCGAGGACAGATTTTTGATAAAATTCCAACGTTTAATATTTTTTATAAAGAACACCTTCCTTTTGACTTAACAGGTGCCCAAAAAAGAGTGGTAAGAGAGATTTATGATGATATGAGAAAAGGATATCAAATGAATCGATTACTACAAGGAGATGTGGGGTCTGGTAAAACTATTGTTGCATTTATGTGTATGTTGATGGCTTTGGATAATGATGCTCAGTCAGCATTAATGGCTCCTACTGAAATCTTAGCACAACAACACTATAATGGATTAAAACCATTTGCAGATGACATGGGTGTAACCATCGAATTGCTCACAGGTTCATCAAAGACTAAAGATAGGAGGAGGATAGATGAGACGCTTAGAGATGGAAGCTTAAAAATAATTGTAGGCACGCATGCTCTAATTGAAGATAAGGTAGATTTCTATAATCTTGGTTTATGTGTCATTGATGAACAACATCGCTTTGGTGTAGCGCAGAGAGCTGCTCTTTGGAAAAAGACTAGTAAGGAGAAGCCTCATATGCTTGTAATGACAGCAACACCAATTCCTAGAACTTTAGCGATGACAGTTTATGGAGATCTTGAAGTGTCGATCATCGATGAACTTCCTGCTGGTAGAAAACCTATTATTACTTGGCATAAGTTTGATAAAGGCAGATTAAGAGTTTTTGGTTTTATGAGAGAACAGATAGAGTTGGGAAGACAGGCTTATATTGTTTATCCTCTAATTGAAGAATCCGAAACACTCGATTATAAAAACCTTGAGGAAGGGTATGAAAGTGTTTCAAGAGCTTTTCCAGACTATAAAGTAAGTATTGTTCATGGTAGAATGAAGCCGGCTGATAAAGATGCCGAGATGCAAAGGTTTGCTGAAGGGAAAACTCAAATAATGGTGGCTACTACCGTAATTGAAGTAGGAGTGAATGTTCCTAATGCAAGTATTATGGTGATCGAGAACGCTGAGAAATTTGGCTTGGCACAATTGCACCAGTTAAGAGGAAGAGTAGGTAGAGGAGCTGAACAATCGTATTGTGTATTGATGACTGGAGACAAGCTATCAAAAGATGGAAAAGTACGTATACAAACGATGGTAGATACTACAGACGGATTTAAGATAGCTGATGCGGACTTAAAATTAAGAGGACCAGGAGATATTGAAGGCACACAACAGAGTGGAGTGTTAGATTTGAGACATGCAGATATTGGACAAGACTCGGCGTTATTGCAAAAAGTTCGAAATATTGCAGAGAATATATTAGATGAAGACCCTGACTTAGTAAAGGAAGAACATGCTATTATTAAGCAACAGCAATCTATGCTGGTAAGAAAGTCAGTGACGAATTGGAGTAGAATTAGTTAAAAGCAAATGATATAAAAAAAGCATCAAACCTTTCGATTTGATGCTTTTTGTTAGCAGAGAGTGAGGGATTCGAACCCCCGGTACCTCGCGGTACAATGGTTTTCAAGACCACCGCATTCGACCACTCTGCCAACTCTCTGTGTGCTATCTTTCTGTGTTAGCGGGTGCAAATATGTGAGAAGTTTTCGTTACTTCCAAATACTTTGAGTGTTTTTTTTATAAAAGAATGTAAATTTTTCTTTTTAGAAGAATTCATATAAAAATAAAAAAGCATCAAACCTTTCGATTTGATGCTTTTGTTAGCAGAGAGTGAGGGATTCGAACCCCCGGTACCTCGCGGTACAATGGTTTTCAAGACCACCGCATTCGACCACTCTGCCAACTCTCTGTGTGCTATCTTTCTGTGTTAGCGGGTGCAAATATGTGGGAAGTTTCCATTACTTCCAAATGGATAATTGATAAATTTCAATAAAAATGAATCTTATTTTATATTATATTGATTATCAATTTAATAAATTATGATTTAAATAAGCTTAGATTTTACCCTACCTTTGTTTAAATATCAAATTATTGAAAATGGAAGAAAATAAACAAAACAAGGATCCTTTACATGGTGTAAAGCTTGCTGAGATTGTTGAGTTCCTTGTAGACTATTATGGTTGGGAAGAACTGGGAAATAAAGTAAGGATAAATTGTTTTAGAAATGATCCATCCGTAAAATCAAGTCTAAAGTTTCTGAGGAGGACGCCTTGGGCTAGAGCAGAAGTTGAAGCATTGTACCTAGATAAAGTAAAGTACAAGAGATAATATTATAAACAAGAAGAGCGTATCACTTTAATGATACGCTCTTCTTGTTTTTTAGAAGTTAGGAGGGAAGATCCTGAGGAATGCAGCTATAAAAGGTGCTGACAATAATAATCCATCAAAACGGTCTAAGAAGCCTCCATGTCCAGGCAAAGTGGTTCCTGAGTCTTTAATACTCATGCTTCGCTTGAATAGCGATTCTACTAAATCACCATAGGTACCTGTTACTACAATAATGATTGCGATAGTTACCCATCTCCATGCTTCTAAAGAATTAAAGAAATGTGAGAAGACTAAACTTACAGTGACAGCTAAAGCAGCTCCACCGATACTACCTTCCCATGTTTTCTTAGGAGATATTCTTTCAAACAGCTTTCTACGCCCGAATGTTTTGCCTGAGAAATAGGCACCTGAATCATTTGCCCATAAAATCAACATGGCACCAATTAAGATTTCATAATGGTACTGAGTATCAAAAAATACATAAGTATGTATTAGAGCAAATGGAACAGAGCAATACATTACTCCGAGGAAAGTATATGCTAGGTTTTTAAAAGGCTGTTTGTCCTCCTTATTGTATAATTTTATGAGATATGCAGAGGTAAATCCTACAAAGACCAAATACATCCATTTGGTGGATATTATATTTAGTTCCATAAAAAATGTAAGACAATAAATTAGGATACCTAAGCAAGTACCGTACGTTCTAAGTGGTAAGTGTTCTTCTAGTCTAAGCAGTTTATAAAACTCAAGGATTGTTGCAACACTAATGATCAAGAATAGACCAAAGTATGTCCAAACCCCAAAGTAAATAGCTCCAATCATTCCAACACCTCCAAGTGCACCTACGATGACTCTTTGTGTAAGTTCAGAGCGGTTATTCAAATTCAACATCTTGTTTAATAATTAAAGTGGCCTTTTCCATATTGGCCTTATCTACGTAGACTTCTCTATAACCAAAGTTATTATATGAGGAGTCTCTTTTATCTAAAATAACGGCGTTAATACCTCTTTCTTCTAATGTCGCTTTTACGATTTCAGCTTTGTATACTTGTTCCGTTGTATAAACCTTTTCCCAATTGACCATAATAAAGACTTTAAGATGTTTTTAGATTTTTCAGTTTACGATAGTAAAAAAGTATACCAAAAGCGATCAGAGTTGTAATTATTATTATATACCATTCTGGTGCTTCTGCTGAAAAAGGGTCTTTCATTTCAGGTAATAATTCATCCTTATTTACGTAAACGCTGATTACAGTTATAGCATTATTCGTTATATGTGCTAAAATAGAAGGGTATAAACTTCTACCTGACCACAAAAATAAATATCCTAACAATACTCCCAAGAACATTCTTACAAAGAATCCATAAAATTGCATATGTATAGCAGAAAAAAGTATGGCTGATAGCCAAATTCCCACATGAACATTATTGAACATTCCTTCTAAGTACCTTTGAATATAACCTCTAAAGAGTATTTCTTCTCCGATACCCGCTAAAAGAGCAATAACAATAAACCCAAAAAGGAACTCCCATATACTCTGGAAGTCAACTAAGAAAGCGGTAACTTCTGCTAAATGCATTTCCGATGCCTTAAACGAAGCTTCTAAAGCTTGGAAGGTAGGGGGAAACTCAATATGTTGGTTCCATACTAAAATAGCTGATCCTAAAGGTAGGAATGCCGCCATTACAAGCATTGCCAGTAAATATTGTTGTGTATTTGTAGATGGTCTTCTTAAGTTTTTGGTGAAAGTAAGATCGTATTTCCATCCAAATACTACAGGTCCTAATATAAATGTAAAGATAGCAGAAATTGCTTGGGATAATAATACCTCGAAGCGACTTTCATAGTTACCTAAACTTGAAAAAACCTCTGAAATTTCATAATGATGTAATGGTAATAATAATGCAACAATTACGAACTGTCCTACAAATGTAAAACACACTACGGATAGTATTACCAGAAGAAACTTTTTAAAGTATTCAAATGGAGTGGATTGAAATGTATGGTCTGTCATCTACTTTTTATAACTTTGCATTCCAACTGAAAATAGGTTTTTCCTAATAGATGTTATATAAATATCTAATTATTAGGATTTTAAGAACCTATATCGTTTTTATGTAGTTCTCTAATATGTAGCAAAGATACTTTTTTCTTTAAGAGTAGAAACTACATTGTTTGCTAAACCTTTAAAATGCTTTAATATCGTGGTAAAAATTGGCGACTTAGAAATAAAAGATTTTCCCTTGTTACTGGCTCCTATGGAAGATGTAAGTGATCCTCCATTCCGTGCTGTATGTAAAGAAAATGGTGCTGATTTAATGTACACAGAATTTATTTCTGCTGAAGGATTAATTCGTGATGCTGCCAAAAGCCGTCAGAAATTAGATATCTATGACTATGAACGTCCAATTGGTATTCAGATTTTTGGTGAAAAAATTGACTCAATGAGAGAAGCAGCTGCAATTGCAGAAGAAGCTAATCCAGAGATTATTGATATTAATTATGGCTGTCCTGTGAAAAAAGTAGCAGGAAAAGGTGCAGGTGCTGGTATTTTATTGGATATCGATAAAATGCAAAGCATGACTGAAGAAATCGTTAAGCAGGTACAAAAACCTGTAACAGTTAAAACTAGATTAGGCTGGGACGATAAAACAATTCGTATTGTTGAAGTCGCTAAAAGATTACAGGATGTTGGTGTTCAGGCTTTGACTATTCACGGTCGTACGCGCCAACAAATGTATAAAGGAGTGGCAGATTGGACCAAAATCGCTGAAGTGAAAAACCACCCAGATATCCATATTCCTATTTTTGGTAATGGAGATATTGATTCTCCTCAAAAAGCCTTAGAATACAAAAATAAATATGAGGTTGATGGTATCATGATTGGTAGAGCTTCTATTGGTTATCCTTGGGTATTCCGTGAAATCAAACATTTTATGGAAACAGGAGAAATCTTAGATGCACCAACTTTACAGGAAAGAATTGATACGTTACGTCGTCATCTAGATTTTTCTGTAGAATGGAAAGGTGACAGAACAGGTATTTTTGAAATGAGACGTCATTATACAGCTTATTTCAAAGGAATTACTCACTTTAAGCCTTTTAGAACAAGACTTGTAGAAGCAATGACACATGAGGAGGTATTAAACATCCTTACTGATGTTCAAGAATACTATGATAAACAAGCTGTTTTGTAAAATCAGACTTTGTTTATAAATCAATATTTAGCCAACAGTTAGTGATAATTGTTGGCTTTATTTTCTTTATACTTATCTATGTTATTCACATGACTTGTGAATAGATAGTGTAAATGTGAATAACTTTTTATAAAGAAATACAGTATACTTAATAAAAATCAAAAGTTATTCACAATAACACCCAAGAATTAACAATGAAAAAGTATATAATATTTCTGCTTAGTCTATTTTCAATATTATTAGTAAGCCAAGTATCATATTCACAAATAAAGAGTGATTTAAACTTAGAGAAAGGTGATGTTGCCGTTGGAGGCTATGATCCAGTAAGCTATTTTGAAAATAAAGTTGAGAAAGGAGATCGACATATTACTACTGTTTATCAAGGAGCCCATTATTATTTTGTTTCACAAAAGCATTTAGAAGCTTTTAAAGCAAGTCCTCAGAAATATTCTCCTGCATATGGAGGATGGTGTGCATATGCCATGGGAGTAAAAGGGGATAAGATAGATGTAAATTATGAAACTTATAAAATTCAGAATGGGAGACTTTTCCTTTTTTATAATAAGTTCTTTTCGAATACTCTAGAAGATTGGGAAGAAGAAGGAGCTGAAAGGTTAGAAAAGCAAGCTGATAAGAACTGGAAAAAATATTTAGCACAATAAAAAAAGGACTCAATAAGAGTCCTTTTCGTTTATATAGTTTTACCTGAATTGGTACGTTAGTAAGTGCTTTTTATAGAGGCAACCTCATTAATTCGTTGCTGAGCGATGTCAATTGCAACTTCTTGAGCATTCTTGCCTGTAGCTTCAGATTGTTCAAAAACTTTTAATGTCTGATCATAGACAAACTCACATTTGTTCCAAGACCATTCTTTAGAAGTTTTGATCACTTCAGCATATACGTTGATTACACCACCAGAGTTGATTAAAAAGTCGGGAGCATATAAAATCCCTTTAGATTTTGCTAAATCACCATGAACTTTTTCATCAGCTAGTTGGTTGTTGGCACATCCAGCGATGATAGAACACTTCAATTTCTCAAGTGTTTCATCGTTTACAGTTGCACCTAATGCACAAGGAGAATAGATATCCACATCTAAATCATAGATTTCATCTAACCCTACTCCATTAATGCCATATTTATTAACAACATCTTTTACTCTATCTTCATAGAAGTCAGAAACATAAATTTCACAACCTTCTTTCTTTAGATATTGAATGATATATTCACCTACGTGGCCAGCACCTTGGATCGATACTTTTTTACCAGCAAGGCTATCTGTGCCGAATTGTTTTTTAGCAGCGGCTTTCATCCCCATATAAGTAGTATATGCAGTGAATGGTGATGGATCACCTAGACCACCTCTTGTTTCAGGCATACCACTTACATAAGATGTTTCAGCAGCAATATGTTCCATATCACCTGCATTCATTCCAACATCTTCGGCAGTGATGTACTTTCCATTTAAGTTTTTCAAGAAACGACCATAAGCTCTCAACATCGCTTCTGATTTATGTTTTCTTGCGTCACCGATAATTACGGCTTTACCTCCACCAAGATTTAATCCAGCGATAGAGTTTTTAAAAGTCATACCTCTTGACAAGCGGAGAGCGTCGTTTGTCGCTTGTGCTTCATTTTCGTACATCCACATTCTTGTACCACCTAAAGCAGGTCCTAATACAGTATTATGGATAGCAATGATAGCTTTTAATCCAGTAGATTTTTCATGGCAATAAACCACTTGTTCGTGTCCCATTCCTGAGACTTGCTCGAAAACTGAGATATCTTCCATTTATTTATTGTTGTCTTGTCTTTTGATTAATGCTGATCAATTTAACTATAAAAGTCGATGGCAATTTACATTTTCAAAACAGTAATGCAATAGGGACTTAATGAGTTTAAATTTTAAGTAATTACAAAATATTATATCAATCTGAGTGATTTTTAAATTATTTATAAGATGTTATGATTATTAATTAATGATTTTGTAAAATATTGTTTTG is part of the Flammeovirga agarivorans genome and harbors:
- a CDS encoding phosphatidate cytidylyltransferase — translated: MLNLNNRSELTQRVIVGALGGVGMIGAIYFGVWTYFGLFLIISVATILEFYKLLRLEEHLPLRTYGTCLGILIYCLTFFMELNIISTKWMYLVFVGFTSAYLIKLYNKEDKQPFKNLAYTFLGVMYCSVPFALIHTYVFFDTQYHYEILIGAMLILWANDSGAYFSGKTFGRRKLFERISPKKTWEGSIGGAALAVTVSLVFSHFFNSLEAWRWVTIAIIIVVTGTYGDLVESLFKRSMSIKDSGTTLPGHGGFLDRFDGLLLSAPFIAAFLRIFPPNF
- a CDS encoding putative signal transducing protein, which codes for MVNWEKVYTTEQVYKAEIVKATLEERGINAVILDKRDSSYNNFGYREVYVDKANMEKATLIIKQDVEFE
- a CDS encoding CPBP family intramembrane glutamic endopeptidase; its protein translation is MTDHTFQSTPFEYFKKFLLVILSVVCFTFVGQFVIVALLLPLHHYEISEVFSSLGNYESRFEVLLSQAISAIFTFILGPVVFGWKYDLTFTKNLRRPSTNTQQYLLAMLVMAAFLPLGSAILVWNQHIEFPPTFQALEASFKASEMHLAEVTAFLVDFQSIWEFLFGFIVIALLAGIGEEILFRGYIQRYLEGMFNNVHVGIWLSAILFSAIHMQFYGFFVRMFLGVLLGYLFLWSGRSLYPSILAHITNNAITVISVYVNKDELLPEMKDPFSAEAPEWYIIIITTLIAFGILFYYRKLKNLKTS
- the dusB gene encoding tRNA dihydrouridine synthase DusB translates to MVKIGDLEIKDFPLLLAPMEDVSDPPFRAVCKENGADLMYTEFISAEGLIRDAAKSRQKLDIYDYERPIGIQIFGEKIDSMREAAAIAEEANPEIIDINYGCPVKKVAGKGAGAGILLDIDKMQSMTEEIVKQVQKPVTVKTRLGWDDKTIRIVEVAKRLQDVGVQALTIHGRTRQQMYKGVADWTKIAEVKNHPDIHIPIFGNGDIDSPQKALEYKNKYEVDGIMIGRASIGYPWVFREIKHFMETGEILDAPTLQERIDTLRRHLDFSVEWKGDRTGIFEMRRHYTAYFKGITHFKPFRTRLVEAMTHEEVLNILTDVQEYYDKQAVL
- a CDS encoding YHS domain-containing (seleno)protein, with translation MKKYIIFLLSLFSILLVSQVSYSQIKSDLNLEKGDVAVGGYDPVSYFENKVEKGDRHITTVYQGAHYYFVSQKHLEAFKASPQKYSPAYGGWCAYAMGVKGDKIDVNYETYKIQNGRLFLFYNKFFSNTLEDWEEEGAERLEKQADKNWKKYLAQ
- a CDS encoding Glu/Leu/Phe/Val family dehydrogenase, whose amino-acid sequence is MEDISVFEQVSGMGHEQVVYCHEKSTGLKAIIAIHNTVLGPALGGTRMWMYENEAQATNDALRLSRGMTFKNSIAGLNLGGGKAVIIGDARKHKSEAMLRAYGRFLKNLNGKYITAEDVGMNAGDMEHIAAETSYVSGMPETRGGLGDPSPFTAYTTYMGMKAAAKKQFGTDSLAGKKVSIQGAGHVGEYIIQYLKKEGCEIYVSDFYEDRVKDVVNKYGINGVGLDEIYDLDVDIYSPCALGATVNDETLEKLKCSIIAGCANNQLADEKVHGDLAKSKGILYAPDFLINSGGVINVYAEVIKTSKEWSWNKCEFVYDQTLKVFEQSEATGKNAQEVAIDIAQQRINEVASIKSTY